The Aliiroseovarius sediminilitoris region ATAGGGAACGTGACCATTCTGGCCTGCGACCACCTTCAATTCGGGATCGATGGCGGTAACATGTTCACCGAAGCGGCAGGTCACACCATGCGCCGCATACCAATCGTCGTCATGGGTGACAATATCGGCATAGGCCTTTTCGCCCGACAACACAGGGCTCAGCATGATGCGATTATAGTTGCCGCGCGGTTCGGCGTTGAACAGGGTAATATCGAACGTGTCCGGCGCGTCGTCCACCAGATGTTCAATGACACGGCCGGATGCCATACCGGCGCCGATGATGACTAGCTTCTGTTTCATGGGATCACTCCGCCGCAATAGTTTCGGGGGTTTTTGATTTTGGTTTGGGGTTTGCGCCGTGTTCATATTCCTCAAGGAAATCGAGCACTTGTTGGCGATACTTGTAGTAATCCTGATGCTCCAGCAGCGCCTTTCGGGTGCGTGGACGCGGAAGGTCCACATCGACGATCTTGCCAATGGTCGCTTGCGGCCCGTTGGTCATCATCACCACGCGATCGGCCAAAAGGATCGCTTCGTCCACATCATGGGTGACGCAGATCGCGGTGACTTGGGTGCGCGACCAGACCTCCATCAGCACTTCCTGCAATTCCCACCGTGTAAGGCTGTCGAGCATCCCGAACGGTTCATCGAGCAAAAGCAGTTTGGGTGACAATGCGAAAGCGCGGGCTATGCCGACGCGTTGCTGCATGCCGTTGGACATGTCGCATGCCGCCTTGTCCATCGCATCACCAAGCCCGACCCGTTCAAGATAGTATTCCACCACATCCTGGCGTTCAGCCTGAGAGGCGCGGGGATACACTTTGTCCACCCCGATCGCCACGTTCTCTTTCGCGGTCAACCACGGGAAAAGGTTGGGCGATTGGAAGACGACCGCCCGTTCGGGGTCGGCACCTTCCACGTGGGTGCCGTCCAGCACGATGGCACCCTTGGAAATCTCGTTCAGCCCCGCAGCCATGGTCAGCACTGTGGATTTGCCGCAACCCGAATGACCAATCAGGGAAATGAACTCGCCGCGGTTGATGTTAAGCTCGAAATCTTCGACCACGGTCAGCGGGCCTTTTGGCGTCGGATAGACCTTGTGCAGTTGGCTGAACTTCAAATAGCGGTTCTGGATTGTCCCTTTCTGAGCCTCGGCGACGACTGTCGGCAAACCGTGGATCGGGGTCACATCGGGCAACCGGCGCGTGCCTTCGACTTTGGCCTCGATCCCCACATCCATCAGGTATTTGGTCACGTCCGCGCGCAGGCTTTTGA contains the following coding sequences:
- a CDS encoding ABC transporter ATP-binding protein, which codes for MSILKLVNVSQSFGAGTHATHVLKNIDLDVQEGEFLVLLGFSGSGKTTLINLMAGLEQPTKGKVTFKGKPVTGPGPERGVVFQSYSLMPWLTVNGNVGLAVDTVFPGLDKAERAEKVAHYVNMVGLGHAATRRPAELSGGMRQRVNVARALAMNPEMLLLDEPLSALDALTRANLADEIEHIWDADKKTCVLITNDVDEAIILADRIIALNPDGTLGQEFTVTIPRPRDRMEMNTNDAFKSLRADVTKYLMDVGIEAKVEGTRRLPDVTPIHGLPTVVAEAQKGTIQNRYLKFSQLHKVYPTPKGPLTVVEDFELNINRGEFISLIGHSGCGKSTVLTMAAGLNEISKGAIVLDGTHVEGADPERAVVFQSPNLFPWLTAKENVAIGVDKVYPRASQAERQDVVEYYLERVGLGDAMDKAACDMSNGMQQRVGIARAFALSPKLLLLDEPFGMLDSLTRWELQEVLMEVWSRTQVTAICVTHDVDEAILLADRVVMMTNGPQATIGKIVDVDLPRPRTRKALLEHQDYYKYRQQVLDFLEEYEHGANPKPKSKTPETIAAE